A window of the Haloquadratum walsbyi C23 genome harbors these coding sequences:
- a CDS encoding LabA-like NYN domain-containing protein, with amino-acid sequence MTEIHPGQRVAVLADAQNLYHTAQSLYSQKIDYGSLLKKGVSGRELTRAIAYVIQADAPEEETFFEALVDIGFEPKIKQIKTFGDGSKKADWDVGMSLDAVTLANHVDTVVLCTGDGDFSRLCSHLRHEGVRVEVMSFRESTADELVDAADTFIDLSARQETFLL; translated from the coding sequence ATGACCGAAATTCACCCCGGACAACGCGTTGCAGTGCTTGCAGATGCACAGAATCTCTATCATACCGCACAGAGTCTGTATTCACAAAAGATCGACTACGGATCATTATTGAAGAAAGGTGTTTCAGGGCGAGAACTCACGCGCGCCATTGCATACGTTATCCAAGCAGACGCGCCAGAGGAGGAGACATTCTTTGAGGCGCTTGTCGATATTGGGTTTGAGCCAAAAATTAAGCAGATTAAGACGTTCGGTGATGGTAGTAAAAAGGCTGATTGGGATGTTGGAATGAGTCTCGATGCGGTGACACTTGCTAATCATGTTGATACAGTTGTTCTTTGTACCGGAGATGGTGATTTCTCACGGCTTTGTTCACACCTAAGACACGAAGGCGTCCGAGTTGAGGTGATGTCATTTCGTGAATCGACTGCAGATGAATTGGTTGATGCGGCTGATACCTTTATTGACCTTTCAGCGCGGCAAGAGACGTTTCTCTTGTGA
- the dapA gene encoding 4-hydroxy-tetrahydrodipicolinate synthase → MTDIDLTGVFPAMTTPFTPDGRIDYDILAQNAQRLETAGVSGLVPAGSTGESATLTHDEHIDVIETVIDSVNDVPVIAGSGSNSTREALNLSERAADAGADALLLISPYYNIPEQAGLKDHYRTIADAIDIPQIVYNVPGRTGTNIEPETVATLASHRNIVGYKAASGDVGQISSVVEQTRSEAFSVLSGDDILTLPICGLGGSGVISVGANIEPAQTTAMVGAAVSGDYDRARNLHYQLAPLFEHLFVETNPIPVKAAMEYRDYGPGTLRPPLTDLSDKHRKRLESILDDLDADREMALAGQTEVI, encoded by the coding sequence ATGACAGATATTGATCTTACTGGCGTGTTTCCTGCGATGACAACGCCATTTACACCAGACGGACGTATCGACTACGACATACTTGCCCAAAATGCACAACGGCTTGAGACAGCAGGTGTCTCTGGACTCGTTCCAGCCGGGTCAACAGGTGAAAGTGCAACCCTAACCCATGATGAGCATATTGATGTGATTGAAACAGTCATTGATTCCGTTAATGATGTGCCTGTCATTGCTGGATCAGGCTCAAACTCAACGCGTGAAGCACTCAATCTCTCAGAACGTGCCGCTGATGCCGGTGCTGATGCACTATTGTTAATCTCGCCATATTATAATATTCCAGAACAAGCCGGACTCAAAGATCATTACCGAACCATCGCCGATGCGATTGACATCCCACAGATCGTATATAATGTTCCCGGACGGACAGGAACAAACATTGAACCGGAGACTGTCGCTACACTTGCCTCACATAGGAATATTGTCGGTTATAAGGCTGCAAGCGGGGATGTTGGGCAAATATCCTCTGTGGTTGAGCAGACCCGGTCTGAGGCTTTTTCTGTTCTGTCCGGTGATGATATTCTCACACTTCCAATCTGCGGACTCGGTGGAAGTGGTGTTATTTCCGTCGGGGCAAATATTGAACCTGCTCAGACAACTGCGATGGTTGGTGCAGCGGTTAGTGGCGATTATGACCGTGCACGAAATCTGCACTATCAGTTGGCTCCACTCTTCGAGCATCTCTTTGTTGAAACAAATCCGATTCCGGTGAAAGCCGCAATGGAATATCGGGACTATGGTCCTGGCACACTCCGCCCTCCACTAACTGATTTATCAGACAAACACCGCAAAAGACTTGAATCAATTCTTGACGATCTCGATGCTGATCGTGAAATGGCATTAGCTGGGCAGACGGAGGTCATCTAA
- a CDS encoding 2,3,4,5-tetrahydropyridine-2,6-dicarboxylate N-succinyltransferase, producing MSIESNIHNLWQQYSTDELTAETADTATYNILDEFLTAIESGDIRAAEPANDTAGPEGWVVNEWVKQGILLNFGLRETRPREYGDVTYHDVLPLRETHDLGDRGTRNTPDGTVIRRGAHLGSDCIMMSPSFVNVGAYVGNGTLVDSCNTVGSCAQIGSNVKLGANTLIGGVLEPVEDTPVIIESGAALGAGCRVTSGFHVGENTIIGENTLLSPRIPVYDLVDETVYYGKLPANRRAFTRYVESSLGDHDLFESGAYKPAVVAVDIEAETLDQTRREEALRE from the coding sequence ATGAGCATCGAATCTAATATCCATAATCTCTGGCAGCAATACAGCACTGATGAGCTCACCGCAGAGACAGCTGATACAGCTACATATAATATACTTGACGAATTTTTGACGGCGATTGAATCTGGTGATATCCGAGCAGCCGAGCCAGCAAATGATACAGCCGGTCCTGAGGGATGGGTTGTGAACGAATGGGTCAAACAGGGAATCTTATTGAATTTCGGCTTACGAGAAACGCGCCCACGGGAGTATGGTGATGTTACCTATCATGATGTCCTCCCACTTCGTGAGACGCATGACCTTGGTGACCGGGGGACACGAAATACCCCTGATGGGACAGTCATTCGCCGGGGGGCGCATCTTGGCTCAGATTGTATTATGATGTCACCGTCATTCGTTAACGTCGGTGCATATGTTGGAAATGGAACATTGGTTGACTCATGTAACACCGTTGGGTCATGTGCACAGATTGGATCGAATGTTAAACTCGGTGCAAATACCCTTATTGGGGGGGTTCTTGAACCGGTTGAAGATACTCCAGTAATTATTGAATCCGGTGCTGCGCTTGGTGCTGGCTGCCGTGTAACATCTGGATTTCATGTCGGTGAGAATACGATTATTGGCGAGAACACGTTGTTATCGCCTCGAATACCCGTATATGATCTTGTCGATGAGACAGTCTACTATGGAAAGCTCCCTGCAAACCGACGTGCATTCACCCGATATGTTGAATCCTCACTTGGTGATCACGATCTGTTTGAATCAGGGGCATACAAACCAGCCGTCGTTGCAGTCGATATCGAAGCTGAGACACTTGATCAAACACGCCGTGAGGAGGCGTTACGTGAATGA
- the lysA gene encoding diaminopimelate decarboxylase — translation MSTIDTEQTTDNTDSGAPIRRLAAWDADSLCNLAAEFETPLYVIDAQRVRENCARLLDAFPAATIRYAIKAHSGQAVLKVIRDAGIDVECASAGEVKAALAAGFNGNRIQYTAVNPPARDLDAIINWWQENKQLTITVGAADTVERLQERGFDGRLCIRVNPNVGAGHHEKVTTGANAKFGIPYERVSELATQWATEFDLVGIHAHAGSGISGEDLSSHEELVRRMGTLTRTITECAGSLEFVDVGGGFGVPYRANDPPLDIHTVAERTRDALGTVDATLAIEPGRYVVADAGVLLTRVNTIKSARETTVVGVDAGMTTLLRPAMYDAYHEIENISASPTTDSMPVTIAGPICESSDIFAEGRSISAPTRGDIIAIGTAGAYGYEMASTYNARPRPAEVIYDDNTAKVARRRETRDELDVLETSSDEHSVSLSSVVSHSHSSVAPESTMSSSSTGDTPPGGESQ, via the coding sequence ATGAGCACCATTGATACAGAACAAACCACGGATAATACTGACAGCGGTGCCCCTATCAGGCGACTTGCTGCATGGGACGCTGATTCCCTTTGTAACCTTGCTGCAGAGTTCGAAACTCCACTGTATGTAATTGATGCTCAGAGGGTCCGTGAAAACTGTGCTCGACTTCTTGATGCGTTTCCAGCAGCAACAATCCGATATGCAATCAAAGCACACAGCGGACAAGCAGTCCTCAAAGTAATTCGTGATGCGGGGATTGATGTCGAATGCGCCTCTGCTGGTGAGGTCAAAGCAGCACTCGCTGCTGGATTCAATGGAAATCGGATTCAATACACTGCTGTCAATCCACCGGCCCGTGATCTTGATGCAATTATTAATTGGTGGCAAGAAAATAAGCAGCTAACAATTACTGTTGGTGCAGCCGATACAGTTGAGCGACTCCAAGAACGTGGCTTCGATGGTCGATTATGTATTCGCGTGAATCCAAATGTCGGTGCTGGTCATCATGAGAAGGTGACCACCGGGGCGAACGCGAAATTTGGTATTCCGTATGAACGTGTGAGTGAATTAGCTACACAGTGGGCAACAGAATTTGATCTTGTTGGGATCCACGCGCACGCTGGTAGCGGAATCAGCGGGGAAGACCTTTCTTCACACGAGGAACTTGTTCGTCGAATGGGAACCCTCACACGGACAATCACCGAGTGTGCTGGATCGCTCGAATTTGTTGATGTTGGTGGGGGATTCGGCGTCCCATATCGAGCAAATGATCCACCACTTGATATTCACACCGTCGCTGAGAGAACACGAGATGCACTTGGAACAGTTGATGCTACGCTGGCAATTGAACCAGGTCGGTACGTCGTTGCTGATGCGGGTGTACTCTTGACACGTGTGAACACTATCAAAAGCGCACGCGAAACAACCGTTGTTGGTGTTGATGCCGGGATGACGACACTACTCCGTCCCGCAATGTATGATGCTTACCACGAAATTGAGAATATCTCAGCATCACCGACCACAGACTCGATGCCGGTGACTATCGCTGGTCCAATATGTGAATCGTCTGATATATTTGCTGAGGGTCGATCAATCTCAGCGCCAACGCGTGGTGATATTATTGCAATTGGGACTGCAGGAGCATATGGATATGAGATGGCAAGCACATACAATGCCCGACCACGACCAGCAGAGGTTATCTATGATGATAATACAGCAAAAGTCGCGCGTCGTCGTGAGACACGTGATGAGTTAGATGTACTTGAGACATCCTCAGACGAGCACTCGGTTTCATTATCATCGGTGGTTTCACATTCTCATTCTTCAGTCGCACCTGAGTCGACTATGTCTTCATCTTCAACAGGAGATACGCCTCCTGGTGGTGAATCACAGTGA
- the dapB gene encoding 4-hydroxy-tetrahydrodipicolinate reductase, giving the protein MSNTETNSHKDSTNTTVSNSSTQPGVRLAITGASGRMGTELRSMANEKTAIEFVLAITQTPDSVPAPKPDSVDAPDAIIPVSGEPSETGLEGSLETHDIDVLVDFTTPDASIEYLDAVDTANVDVAAIIGTTGYDDAQRSMISSFAETTPILKASNFSRGIAALRRAVSEVVSTLPSYDIEVTETHHNGKRDAPSGTAVTILDDIESAQNNSESSTHVHGRVGDAPRHESEIGVHARRAGDIAGKHEVLMAGGDEVLELTHRAGSRGIFAAGALDAAVWIAGRSPGEYDFDAVLDAGTDTTEYNEDS; this is encoded by the coding sequence ATGTCTAATACCGAAACAAATTCACATAAGGATTCTACCAATACGACCGTTTCAAACTCGTCTACACAGCCCGGGGTTCGACTTGCAATCACCGGTGCAAGTGGTCGAATGGGCACTGAACTTCGATCGATGGCAAATGAGAAAACTGCCATTGAGTTTGTGCTTGCAATAACACAAACCCCTGATTCAGTCCCTGCCCCGAAACCCGACTCAGTTGATGCACCAGATGCGATTATTCCTGTAAGTGGTGAACCGTCTGAAACAGGACTCGAAGGGTCACTTGAGACACACGACATAGATGTCTTAGTTGATTTCACCACTCCAGATGCAAGTATTGAATATCTTGATGCTGTTGATACGGCGAATGTGGATGTTGCAGCCATTATAGGAACAACCGGATATGATGATGCTCAACGCTCAATGATTTCCTCATTTGCTGAGACGACCCCTATCCTCAAGGCTTCAAATTTCTCACGTGGCATTGCAGCACTTCGCCGGGCTGTTAGCGAAGTTGTCTCAACGCTTCCATCATACGATATTGAAGTGACTGAAACACACCACAATGGAAAGCGTGACGCGCCATCAGGTACAGCAGTGACGATACTTGATGATATTGAATCTGCACAAAATAACTCGGAATCCTCGACGCACGTTCACGGTCGTGTTGGCGACGCACCGCGTCACGAATCGGAGATTGGTGTTCATGCACGTCGTGCTGGTGATATCGCTGGTAAGCATGAGGTGCTCATGGCTGGTGGCGATGAGGTTCTTGAACTTACGCACCGGGCTGGCTCACGAGGTATCTTTGCAGCTGGTGCGTTGGATGCAGCGGTGTGGATTGCTGGACGATCTCCAGGGGAGTATGACTTCGATGCTGTCTTAGATGCTGGCACTGATACTACTGAATATAATGAGGATTCATAA